Proteins found in one Opitutaceae bacterium genomic segment:
- a CDS encoding glycoside-pentoside-hexuronide (GPH):cation symporter yields the protein MTPPASSKVPFAEKMGFGLGELGNNLFWQFFMYFQLFFYTDVFKIAEGVEAAAVAGHMFLVVKVVDAVVDILVGIMADRTKTRWGKYRPYMLWGALPFTVAGLLAFTTPDMASNSKLVYAYVTYTFLMMMYSFVSIPQNSLLGVMTDDGQERTVLSKYKFLFAFTAGVIVQFATPILVKHLGGDNIAKGYQLTVLVYGIVAFVGFIVAFLSVRERVSPPADQQPNLALDGKNLVTNWPWLVLVAVTFPYILHIAIRSQSFVYYFKYLVKEWHVDLPFMGPQVFGYGTIMAIYLIMGTLLTIVGTLMVPTITRYLGKKGAMIACVGTSSVICAIYYIVPTSNVELIMALQVAASLSLGPTSAILWPMYADCADYSEWKNRRRATALVFAAAIFAQKVGWAAAADVQGKIMRATGYIPDSELTPQAVNGLLLTNTLIPAGFGLVAVLILLVYPLNQKRLQTIEDELRSRRQET from the coding sequence ATGACCCCTCCCGCATCGTCTAAAGTACCGTTCGCTGAGAAGATGGGCTTCGGCCTAGGCGAACTCGGCAACAACCTGTTCTGGCAGTTCTTCATGTACTTCCAGCTCTTCTTTTACACGGATGTGTTCAAGATTGCTGAAGGCGTGGAGGCTGCAGCTGTGGCCGGGCATATGTTCCTGGTGGTCAAGGTGGTTGACGCCGTGGTCGACATCCTCGTCGGAATCATGGCGGATCGGACCAAGACGCGTTGGGGCAAGTACCGTCCGTATATGCTTTGGGGGGCCCTACCCTTCACCGTCGCCGGTTTGCTTGCCTTCACAACGCCGGACATGGCGAGCAATTCGAAGCTGGTTTACGCTTATGTCACCTACACGTTCCTGATGATGATGTACTCGTTTGTGTCCATCCCGCAAAACTCCCTGCTGGGTGTCATGACGGACGATGGGCAGGAGCGCACCGTCCTCTCAAAGTACAAGTTTCTCTTCGCATTCACCGCCGGAGTGATCGTTCAATTTGCCACTCCAATACTAGTCAAGCACCTAGGCGGAGACAACATCGCCAAGGGCTACCAATTGACAGTACTGGTGTACGGCATCGTTGCGTTCGTCGGTTTCATCGTGGCGTTTCTTTCGGTGCGCGAACGCGTTTCACCGCCTGCGGACCAGCAGCCAAACCTCGCCCTTGATGGCAAGAATCTGGTGACCAACTGGCCCTGGCTGGTGCTCGTCGCGGTCACGTTCCCTTACATCCTTCACATTGCCATCCGCAGCCAGTCGTTTGTGTACTACTTCAAGTACCTGGTTAAGGAATGGCATGTGGATCTCCCGTTCATGGGACCCCAGGTGTTCGGTTACGGGACGATAATGGCGATCTACCTCATCATGGGCACGCTCCTGACGATCGTGGGCACCCTCATGGTTCCGACGATCACCCGTTACCTCGGAAAGAAGGGCGCAATGATCGCGTGTGTGGGAACGTCCAGCGTCATTTGCGCCATCTATTACATTGTGCCCACCTCCAACGTGGAGTTGATCATGGCGCTCCAGGTGGCCGCCTCGCTCTCTCTCGGCCCCACGTCTGCGATTCTCTGGCCGATGTATGCGGACTGTGCGGATTATTCTGAATGGAAGAATCGGAGGCGGGCCACTGCGCTGGTCTTCGCGGCGGCGATCTTCGCGCAAAAAGTGGGCTGGGCCGCCGCAGCGGATGTGCAGGGAAAGATCATGCGCGCCACCGGCTACATTCCCGACAGCGAACTGACACCGCAAGCGGTGAACGGGCTCTTGTTGACCAATACCCTCATTCCAGCCGGCTTCGGTTTGGTCGCTGTCCTTATCCTGCTCGTGTACCCGCTGAACCAGAAGCGTCTGCAGACGATCGAGGACGAACTCAGAAGCAGGCGGCAAGAGACTTAA
- a CDS encoding glycosyl hydrolase, with translation MPYPQGLLPRFIASLVAIAAAVSHAAVDAPVSPGALPEVRSLMEFMDSLTGKKMLSGQFELPEWDDDTAKQETEFDFLYQKTGKYPAIRGFDFMRWSQGADAQRYQRDAERAIEWHKRGGIITYCYHAAMPTPDGGRNFYPPGTSGATAQTGTTFDASKAITPGTDEYKEMIRIIDLAAEELKKLQDARVPVLWRPYHECSGGWFWWGTKGAGTFKELWKIMFKRYTEHHGLKNLIWVFNPADANGLATWYPGDEYVDMVSLDTYDNGNPNRAVDSRTFHAFTSGRKVVWLSENGRLPDPDRLVEDDVRWTGFATWYRDFITNPARSGNTEAIIKTVFQHERVITLDEVPALWATKPVFQIVPRAGYAQRGSKVVLCGLALASGPISYQWKKNGVDIPGATSSSYVIPEVTNGDAGDYVLVATTQGGTTVSPVTTLSLMIADYTPPTAYLYNISARAKAGTGDNVLIVGFAIRGAGSKRVLIRAVGPTLGASPFNLGGVLPDCYLTLYQDQTQLAVNNDWYIGDKIAMEAAFASAGAFGLPSKSWDSALVVSLPEGNYTAVAKGRLDTSGVAIIEVYDLDTEAIPRLTNISTRGMVGTGAEQIFGGFAVRGSGDQMVLARAVGPTLGNFGVAGILADPVMAMDIPGNPPTPVASNDNWSESANKTDIAATSGPAGAFALPDPSKDAVILRSLPSGNYTVMISGKSGTTGVALLEVYKAD, from the coding sequence ATGCCCTACCCCCAAGGTCTGCTCCCCAGATTCATTGCCAGTCTTGTTGCGATTGCGGCAGCGGTTTCCCATGCCGCTGTCGACGCACCGGTTAGCCCGGGGGCGCTTCCGGAGGTCAGGAGCCTCATGGAGTTCATGGACAGCCTCACGGGGAAAAAGATGCTCTCCGGCCAGTTCGAACTGCCGGAGTGGGATGACGACACGGCTAAGCAGGAGACCGAGTTCGATTTCCTGTATCAGAAGACCGGAAAGTACCCGGCAATCCGCGGATTTGACTTCATGCGCTGGTCCCAAGGTGCGGATGCGCAGCGTTACCAACGGGATGCCGAGCGCGCGATCGAATGGCATAAGCGAGGAGGGATCATCACCTACTGCTACCACGCGGCGATGCCGACTCCGGACGGTGGCCGCAACTTTTACCCGCCCGGCACCAGCGGCGCCACGGCCCAGACTGGAACTACCTTTGACGCATCGAAGGCGATCACACCCGGGACGGATGAATACAAGGAGATGATCCGAATCATCGACCTCGCCGCCGAGGAACTGAAGAAGCTGCAGGATGCCCGTGTGCCGGTTCTCTGGCGTCCCTACCATGAATGCTCTGGCGGCTGGTTCTGGTGGGGCACAAAGGGCGCCGGCACGTTCAAGGAACTCTGGAAGATCATGTTCAAGCGCTACACCGAGCATCACGGCCTGAAGAACCTCATTTGGGTTTTCAACCCCGCGGATGCAAACGGTCTGGCCACCTGGTATCCAGGGGACGAATACGTCGACATGGTATCGCTCGACACGTATGACAACGGGAACCCCAACCGCGCAGTCGATTCTCGCACATTCCATGCCTTCACGAGCGGCCGCAAGGTTGTCTGGCTATCGGAAAATGGCCGCCTCCCTGACCCCGATCGGCTGGTGGAAGACGACGTCCGCTGGACAGGCTTCGCGACTTGGTATCGCGACTTCATCACCAACCCGGCGCGTTCAGGCAACACCGAGGCGATCATCAAGACTGTGTTCCAGCACGAGCGGGTGATCACCTTGGACGAGGTCCCGGCGCTGTGGGCAACGAAACCGGTCTTCCAGATCGTGCCACGGGCTGGCTACGCGCAGCGCGGCAGCAAGGTCGTGCTTTGTGGACTGGCTCTGGCATCGGGGCCGATCTCCTACCAATGGAAAAAGAATGGAGTGGATATCCCCGGGGCCACTTCTTCGTCTTATGTGATTCCCGAGGTCACAAACGGAGACGCGGGCGACTACGTCCTCGTCGCGACAACGCAGGGAGGGACGACTGTCTCTCCGGTAACGACTCTCTCCCTCATGATCGCGGACTACACCCCGCCGACGGCCTACCTCTACAATATCTCGGCGCGTGCGAAGGCGGGCACAGGCGACAATGTCTTGATCGTGGGTTTTGCGATACGCGGGGCCGGCTCGAAACGGGTGCTCATTCGAGCCGTGGGCCCGACGCTCGGCGCCTCCCCCTTTAACCTGGGCGGCGTACTCCCGGATTGTTATCTGACACTTTACCAGGATCAGACTCAATTGGCTGTCAACAACGACTGGTACATTGGAGACAAGATCGCAATGGAGGCAGCCTTTGCGTCCGCGGGAGCCTTTGGACTGCCTTCCAAGTCGTGGGATTCTGCGCTGGTTGTGAGTCTTCCAGAAGGCAATTACACCGCCGTGGCAAAAGGTCGTTTGGATACCTCGGGCGTCGCGATTATCGAAGTCTACGACCTCGATACCGAGGCGATCCCACGCCTGACCAATATCTCCACCCGGGGGATGGTGGGTACCGGTGCCGAGCAGATCTTCGGCGGCTTTGCCGTGCGCGGCAGCGGGGACCAAATGGTGCTCGCCCGGGCGGTCGGGCCCACGCTCGGGAATTTCGGCGTCGCAGGCATCTTGGCCGACCCAGTCATGGCAATGGATATCCCTGGCAACCCGCCCACGCCTGTTGCGTCCAATGACAACTGGAGCGAATCGGCCAACAAGACCGATATCGCCGCGACTTCGGGTCCAGCGGGTGCATTCGCACTTCCTGATCCTTCCAAAGATGCCGTCATCCTGCGCTCGCTTCCCTCTGGCAACTACACCGTCATGATTTCCGGCAAAAGTGGCACCACGGGCGTGGCTCTGCTTGAGGTTTACAAGGCGGATTGA
- the gpmI gene encoding 2,3-bisphosphoglycerate-independent phosphoglycerate mutase, which produces MSIPRKPVLLIIRDGWGSNPFPEQAKFNAVAQAKKPADDELHAKYPFALVKASGLDVGLPDGVMGNSEVGHENIGAGRIVDQELVRLNKLFSENKLACNAVWKAAVERVKARKGRLHLMGIVSDAGVHGMLEHLYGILRQAKADGLTKEQVFIHAFTDGRDTPPSSGLGYVRQVNEQCAAIGVGTIATVCGRFWAMDRDNRWERVAKAYHMLAGVKAEATASSAEEAVQNYYNKPLSETQKGDEFVPATWILDAAGKPIATFADGDSVLFYNYRGDRPREITKAFVIDGFKEFDRGRKLDLYYATMTEYESGLPVNVVSPKPEPLKNILGKVVADAGIPQFRCAETEKNPHVTFFFNNYRKDPFPGEDRACPASPKVPTYDMQPEMSASQVTAEAKAAILSGKYGLVIVNYANPDMVGHTGSLEATVKAVEATDQGVGELLAALGQMGGKAVVCADHGNAEQMWDDTVNGPHTAHTLNLVEVFVVGEGFAAGKTKLRAGGRLADIAPTVLDLMGLPKPSEMTGESLIAR; this is translated from the coding sequence ATGAGCATTCCGCGCAAACCGGTCCTCCTCATCATCCGCGACGGCTGGGGTTCCAATCCCTTTCCCGAGCAGGCAAAGTTCAATGCGGTCGCCCAGGCAAAGAAACCTGCTGACGACGAGCTTCATGCCAAGTACCCGTTTGCCCTCGTGAAGGCAAGCGGGCTGGACGTGGGCCTGCCGGATGGAGTCATGGGCAACTCGGAGGTCGGACACGAGAACATCGGGGCAGGTCGTATCGTCGACCAGGAACTGGTTCGCCTGAACAAGCTGTTCTCGGAAAACAAACTCGCCTGCAATGCCGTCTGGAAGGCAGCCGTCGAGCGCGTGAAGGCCCGCAAGGGAAGGTTGCATCTGATGGGCATCGTTTCGGATGCAGGCGTGCACGGCATGCTTGAGCATCTTTATGGAATTCTCCGCCAGGCCAAGGCCGACGGGTTGACCAAAGAACAGGTCTTCATCCACGCCTTCACCGATGGTCGTGACACTCCGCCAAGCAGCGGCTTGGGGTATGTGAGGCAGGTGAATGAGCAATGCGCCGCGATTGGGGTTGGCACCATCGCTACGGTCTGCGGTCGGTTTTGGGCCATGGATCGGGACAACCGCTGGGAACGCGTGGCGAAGGCCTACCACATGCTTGCCGGGGTGAAGGCTGAGGCTACCGCCAGCTCTGCGGAAGAAGCCGTTCAGAACTACTACAACAAGCCTCTGTCCGAAACACAGAAAGGTGACGAGTTTGTACCTGCGACGTGGATCCTCGATGCGGCCGGGAAGCCCATCGCCACCTTCGCTGATGGCGACTCGGTCCTCTTCTACAATTACCGCGGCGACCGCCCCCGCGAGATCACGAAGGCCTTTGTAATCGATGGCTTCAAGGAGTTCGATCGCGGCCGCAAGCTCGACCTCTACTACGCGACGATGACGGAGTATGAGTCCGGTCTGCCGGTCAACGTGGTCTCGCCAAAGCCGGAGCCGTTGAAGAACATTCTCGGCAAGGTGGTGGCTGACGCCGGCATTCCTCAGTTCCGCTGCGCGGAGACCGAGAAGAACCCCCACGTCACCTTTTTCTTCAATAATTATCGCAAGGACCCGTTCCCCGGCGAGGACCGCGCATGTCCAGCAAGCCCCAAGGTACCCACCTATGACATGCAGCCGGAGATGTCTGCATCCCAGGTGACGGCCGAGGCGAAAGCCGCAATCCTGTCCGGCAAGTACGGGCTGGTGATCGTCAACTACGCCAATCCTGACATGGTGGGCCACACCGGTTCACTCGAAGCCACGGTTAAGGCGGTCGAGGCGACAGACCAGGGTGTCGGGGAGCTTCTTGCCGCACTTGGACAGATGGGAGGCAAGGCAGTCGTATGCGCTGACCATGGGAACGCCGAGCAGATGTGGGATGATACGGTCAACGGGCCCCACACGGCACATACCCTCAACCTCGTCGAGGTCTTCGTCGTCGGTGAAGGCTTCGCTGCAGGAAAGACTAAGCTGCGCGCAGGCGGCCGCTTGGCCGACATCGCCCCGACGGTGCTCGACCTCATGGGTTTACCAAAGCCGTCCGAAATGACCGGCGAATCCCTGATCGCCCGCTGA
- the hemH gene encoding ferrochelatase produces MPKRAVLLVNLGSPNSTSVPDVRRYLREFLGDPRVIDAPAQPFRWLLVNGIIVPFRAPKSAHAYASIWTAEGSPLIVTSRGVREKLAEAVSGSIDVRLAMRYGAPSIGSVLAEMAAEGITEVLLFPQYPHYAMSSWETVVVETYARAKEVAPGMRIDCVKPFYRDADYIHALVDVSKPYLDGGYDYVLFSYHGIPVRHLRKADSSKGHCTVVENCCETCTPIHETCYRAQCLATTREFVRRAGIPADKHSVSFQSRLVGEPWLSPYTDHELERLAKSGIKRLLVMTPAFVTDCLETLEEISVEGRDTFLEAGGKSFTQIPCLNDQSPYIQFLARRVQEWADGETPSVTQDLSRCGGCE; encoded by the coding sequence ATGCCGAAACGCGCTGTCCTGCTCGTCAACCTAGGTTCCCCCAACTCCACCTCGGTGCCCGACGTACGCCGTTACCTGCGGGAGTTTCTGGGAGATCCCCGCGTAATTGATGCCCCGGCGCAACCTTTCAGGTGGCTGCTGGTGAATGGCATCATCGTGCCCTTCCGCGCACCGAAGTCTGCCCATGCTTACGCCTCGATCTGGACGGCCGAGGGGTCGCCCCTGATAGTGACGTCTCGGGGTGTGCGCGAAAAGCTGGCCGAGGCCGTTTCCGGCAGTATTGATGTGCGGCTGGCCATGCGTTACGGCGCCCCGTCAATCGGGTCGGTCCTGGCCGAGATGGCGGCTGAGGGCATCACCGAGGTCCTTCTCTTCCCCCAGTACCCGCACTATGCGATGTCCTCATGGGAGACTGTCGTGGTCGAAACCTACGCGCGAGCGAAGGAAGTGGCTCCGGGAATGCGGATAGACTGCGTGAAGCCCTTCTATCGCGACGCGGACTATATCCACGCCCTCGTCGACGTCTCAAAGCCGTATCTGGATGGCGGATACGACTATGTACTGTTCAGCTACCATGGGATTCCGGTACGCCACCTCCGCAAGGCGGATTCCTCCAAGGGCCATTGCACGGTGGTGGAGAACTGTTGCGAGACCTGCACGCCAATCCACGAGACATGCTACCGCGCGCAGTGCCTCGCGACGACGCGCGAGTTTGTTAGACGTGCGGGAATCCCCGCCGACAAGCATTCGGTCTCCTTCCAATCACGCCTTGTCGGCGAGCCCTGGCTTTCTCCCTACACCGACCACGAACTCGAGCGCCTGGCGAAGAGTGGGATCAAGCGCCTATTAGTCATGACTCCGGCTTTTGTGACCGACTGCCTTGAGACGCTCGAGGAGATCTCGGTCGAGGGACGGGACACGTTTCTAGAAGCCGGTGGCAAGAGCTTCACGCAGATTCCCTGCCTCAACGACCAGTCGCCGTACATTCAATTCCTCGCCCGCCGCGTGCAGGAGTGGGCCGATGGTGAAACCCCTTCGGTGACGCAAGACCTCAGCCGTTGCGGAGGTTGTGAGTAG
- a CDS encoding YoaK family protein, with protein MFKERTPTWIITGGFLLAAIAGAVNVVGLMGFVRQPICHLTGVITQLGLDLGQWDPILAGRMCLVVLAFFLGSAVSAVIIRDTAVRVGRRYGVVLTCESLLLFIAYLLLRRSLFSGHLVAAAACGLQNAMATSYSGSILRTTHLTGMVTDLGIFLGQRLLGRPIDWHRTRFYLAILLGFTTGAMLGSISYSMFGYASILGPSFCCGVAGCGYAMYRHRLRLRGEKVTHAM; from the coding sequence GTGTTCAAGGAACGCACACCGACATGGATCATAACCGGCGGCTTTCTCCTCGCGGCCATCGCGGGGGCGGTGAACGTCGTCGGTTTGATGGGGTTTGTACGCCAGCCAATATGCCATCTAACAGGCGTGATCACCCAACTCGGACTCGACCTGGGCCAATGGGATCCGATTCTTGCCGGCCGCATGTGCCTGGTCGTCCTGGCATTCTTCCTCGGCTCTGCGGTCAGCGCCGTGATCATCCGGGACACGGCGGTTCGGGTCGGGCGCCGTTACGGGGTGGTGCTCACCTGCGAGTCATTACTACTTTTCATCGCGTACCTGCTGCTTAGGCGATCCCTGTTCTCGGGCCACCTGGTTGCGGCAGCCGCCTGCGGCCTCCAGAACGCAATGGCGACGAGCTACAGCGGTTCGATCCTCCGTACCACCCACCTGACCGGCATGGTCACCGACCTCGGAATCTTCCTCGGGCAGCGCCTGCTGGGGCGGCCGATTGACTGGCATCGTACCCGTTTCTATTTGGCGATCCTGCTCGGGTTCACCACGGGGGCGATGCTGGGATCCATTTCGTATTCAATGTTTGGTTACGCGTCGATCCTCGGCCCGTCGTTCTGTTGCGGCGTCGCGGGGTGTGGCTATGCCATGTACCGTCATCGCCTCCGGTTGAGAGGAGAGAAAGTCACCCACGCCATGTGA
- a CDS encoding crossover junction endodeoxyribonuclease RuvC — protein sequence MGRISVRTLWAQKLAGTLPTRTSGTSLDAQRRPFEGVVLGIDPSLRGTGLALLEFHRGQRPVLLHARTIRIPSSVPFAQALGRISLQVAQCLDAAPVRHVAIEETIYVQNFQTAQIMGAARGAALSIPGARDLPVFEYAPLRIKQAVVGVGRASKEQMARTVAAHLGLLATLAFDEADAAGAALCHAFTWRG from the coding sequence ATGGGTCGCATCTCCGTTCGCACTCTTTGGGCTCAAAAGCTCGCGGGCACTTTACCCACGCGAACCTCCGGCACGTCGTTGGATGCGCAGAGGCGTCCATTTGAGGGTGTCGTGCTTGGCATCGATCCAAGCCTCCGCGGAACCGGTTTGGCGCTGCTTGAGTTCCACCGGGGCCAACGCCCGGTCCTGCTCCACGCGAGGACAATCAGGATCCCGTCGAGTGTCCCTTTTGCGCAGGCGTTGGGCAGGATTAGCCTCCAGGTGGCGCAGTGCCTCGATGCCGCTCCCGTGCGCCATGTCGCGATAGAGGAGACGATTTACGTCCAGAATTTCCAGACCGCCCAGATCATGGGAGCTGCGCGGGGCGCGGCCCTCTCGATCCCGGGCGCGCGAGACCTTCCTGTATTCGAGTATGCGCCGCTCCGGATCAAGCAGGCCGTGGTCGGCGTGGGACGCGCAAGCAAGGAGCAGATGGCGCGTACGGTGGCGGCACATCTGGGACTGCTTGCTACTCTCGCCTTTGATGAAGCCGATGCCGCGGGTGCCGCCCTTTGCCACGCCTTCACATGGCGTGGGTGA
- the surE gene encoding 5'/3'-nucleotidase SurE, translated as MRFLVTNDDGISSLFLHLWVKALLRDGHEVAVVAPRSEQSWTGASKSRYRAVHSAREDHGLSCPTWVVDGTPSDCVNIALSHLIPWTPDGVLSGINIGMNASLGFILASGTIAGAWEGALHGLPAVAASQDLSLEVFEQVRASPGELPADVEANVARSAAHAARYSANLVAQTKPRSFVVHNLNLPYPCPEELTFHSTVPAPSLTPRLFTPADDKAHHRFSFRLGDEIPLIDLGKLTDRAALRTGRGSHTILNYGLLGHG; from the coding sequence ATGCGTTTTCTGGTCACCAATGACGATGGGATTTCGAGCCTATTTCTTCACCTCTGGGTGAAGGCACTCCTCCGGGATGGCCATGAAGTGGCGGTGGTTGCACCGCGCAGCGAGCAGAGTTGGACAGGCGCGTCGAAGTCACGGTACCGTGCCGTCCACAGTGCAAGAGAAGACCATGGGCTCAGCTGCCCGACCTGGGTGGTCGATGGCACCCCAAGTGATTGCGTGAACATCGCTCTTTCGCATCTGATACCGTGGACGCCGGACGGCGTGCTGAGCGGGATCAACATCGGGATGAATGCGTCGCTCGGCTTCATTCTCGCCAGCGGCACTATTGCCGGTGCCTGGGAAGGAGCCTTGCACGGTCTCCCGGCCGTGGCGGCCTCGCAGGACCTGAGCTTGGAGGTCTTTGAGCAGGTGCGCGCCTCGCCTGGGGAACTTCCTGCGGATGTGGAGGCAAACGTGGCGCGTTCCGCGGCGCATGCGGCGCGCTACTCGGCAAATCTGGTGGCGCAAACCAAGCCGCGGTCGTTCGTGGTGCACAACCTCAACCTACCCTACCCCTGCCCCGAAGAACTGACGTTTCACTCCACGGTGCCGGCGCCTTCGCTTACCCCGCGACTCTTCACGCCGGCAGATGACAAGGCGCACCACCGTTTTTCCTTCCGGCTGGGGGATGAAATCCCGCTGATCGACCTGGGAAAGCTGACCGATCGTGCAGCCCTGCGGACCGGCCGCGGCAGCCACACAATCCTGAACTACGGCCTCCTCGGCCATGGATGA
- a CDS encoding phospholipase A: MPSSRFPILFLIGLWFAVLASGEEPHLTSIWAPPSGDVASGAEMEVRRCILNHSPFEARIELPDTLRAVLHSGGQAVTVLLQKATMVTSVVPASGFVYQPYRLALPADMTGLMLLEIEGDGGGRIGFHVVTARVPIGDSTGAVAGSQAPASAGFEPSEPAVAAFQRAFTDRFSTHNPVYFVFGPDKPAAKFQFSFKYRLLDNKDNLTSILPALKALHFGYTQRSVWDITSESSPFYDSSYMPELMFEWLTPREKPKLFQWLGLQAGVQHESNGRDGFSSRSMNIAYLRPMVSLGRAGDWSLLFMPKLLVDLDSLSDNRDLRRYRGYAEYALVVTKNDNLSLTTVARAGSRWDKFSVQVDLNYPLRVKYGNFATFVVLQYWNGYGESLISYNRKSESLRAGFGLVR; this comes from the coding sequence ATGCCATCCTCCAGATTTCCTATTCTTTTCCTCATTGGCTTGTGGTTCGCAGTCCTTGCTTCAGGCGAGGAGCCGCACCTCACCTCCATTTGGGCGCCGCCTTCGGGTGACGTGGCATCAGGAGCCGAGATGGAGGTCAGGCGCTGCATCCTCAACCACTCCCCCTTCGAGGCGCGTATCGAGCTTCCGGATACGCTCCGGGCGGTGCTGCACTCAGGCGGACAGGCTGTCACAGTCCTGTTGCAGAAAGCCACCATGGTCACGAGCGTTGTGCCCGCGTCCGGCTTTGTCTACCAGCCCTACCGTTTGGCGCTGCCAGCTGACATGACCGGCCTCATGCTTTTGGAGATCGAGGGTGATGGAGGTGGCAGGATCGGATTCCACGTCGTGACCGCGAGAGTTCCGATTGGAGACTCCACCGGCGCCGTGGCGGGATCGCAGGCGCCGGCTTCAGCCGGTTTTGAGCCGTCGGAGCCGGCGGTGGCGGCTTTCCAACGCGCGTTCACCGATCGTTTTTCCACGCACAACCCTGTTTACTTCGTTTTCGGGCCCGACAAGCCTGCGGCAAAGTTTCAGTTTAGTTTCAAGTACCGCCTCCTCGATAACAAGGACAACCTCACCTCGATCCTTCCCGCCTTGAAGGCGCTTCACTTCGGCTACACGCAGCGCTCCGTTTGGGACATCACCTCCGAATCGAGCCCGTTCTATGATTCGAGCTACATGCCCGAACTGATGTTTGAGTGGCTCACGCCTCGCGAGAAGCCGAAGCTGTTCCAGTGGCTCGGCCTCCAAGCCGGTGTTCAGCACGAATCGAACGGCAGGGATGGTTTTTCGTCGCGAAGCATGAATATCGCCTACCTCCGGCCGATGGTGTCGCTCGGTCGCGCCGGCGACTGGTCGCTGCTCTTCATGCCAAAGCTCCTCGTGGATCTCGATTCCTTGTCCGACAATCGCGATCTCCGCCGCTACCGAGGCTACGCTGAGTATGCCCTCGTGGTGACGAAGAACGACAATCTCAGCCTCACGACTGTGGCGCGCGCCGGGAGCCGTTGGGACAAGTTCAGCGTGCAGGTTGATCTGAACTACCCGCTGAGGGTAAAGTACGGTAACTTTGCCACCTTCGTCGTTCTTCAGTACTGGAACGGCTATGGTGAGAGCCTGATCAGCTACAACCGGAAGTCTGAGTCGCTTCGCGCGGGTTTCGGCCTTGTTCGCTGA
- a CDS encoding ABC transporter substrate-binding protein, whose amino-acid sequence MLAVMVGLSACKRAESEAGTSGGAETTKKIQIAIDLWPGYFPLLLADDLGYLGKRGVEVEVSVPQDTHRMIADFAGGRYDAICVSMGDLVLAYPRAREIRMILCSDESAGADQVIGPEALKDPVQLFGKRIGTTVGGFGELLVRRFVASRGLKPTDITLVNADAANGLRLLKEKQIDAAHTWEPYATEARASGYSLLFSSAEAPGLILDGLVVHSRSITEDRERMQALVLAWFEAVEWWKQNPEQAEHRLNRVFTRLALPARPISTEGILIHDAAANRKLFSRGAEGGLEKSALEFIRFFSERGSLPMAPDPKALIDGSLIP is encoded by the coding sequence ATGCTTGCAGTCATGGTTGGCTTGTCCGCGTGCAAACGCGCGGAGAGCGAGGCAGGGACATCAGGCGGAGCCGAGACCACCAAGAAGATCCAGATCGCAATCGATCTCTGGCCGGGTTATTTCCCTCTTCTCCTCGCGGACGACTTGGGATACCTGGGCAAACGCGGCGTGGAAGTGGAAGTAAGCGTGCCTCAGGACACGCACCGCATGATAGCAGATTTCGCCGGGGGTAGGTACGACGCAATTTGTGTTTCGATGGGTGATCTGGTGCTTGCCTACCCCCGTGCCCGGGAGATCCGCATGATCCTTTGTTCGGATGAGTCGGCCGGCGCTGACCAGGTTATCGGCCCCGAAGCACTCAAAGACCCGGTGCAACTCTTCGGGAAGCGAATTGGCACGACGGTCGGAGGTTTTGGTGAACTCCTCGTGCGGCGTTTTGTCGCCTCTCGGGGCCTGAAGCCCACCGATATCACGCTTGTCAACGCTGATGCGGCAAACGGGCTTCGTCTCTTGAAGGAGAAACAAATCGATGCGGCTCATACCTGGGAACCCTACGCGACCGAGGCAAGGGCAAGCGGATATTCCCTGCTCTTCTCAAGCGCGGAGGCCCCCGGCCTCATCCTTGACGGCCTCGTGGTCCACAGCCGATCGATCACGGAGGATCGCGAGCGAATGCAGGCGCTGGTGCTCGCCTGGTTCGAAGCTGTCGAGTGGTGGAAGCAGAATCCTGAACAAGCCGAGCACCGACTCAATCGTGTGTTTACCCGCCTTGCCCTGCCCGCGCGTCCCATAAGCACGGAAGGGATCCTCATCCACGACGCCGCGGCCAATAGAAAGCTGTTTTCACGAGGTGCCGAAGGGGGCCTGGAGAAATCAGCATTGGAGTTTATCCGCTTTTTTTCGGAACGCGGCAGCCTGCCCATGGCGCCTGACCCAAAGGCGCTGATCGACGGGTCTCTGATACCGTGA